A single region of the Brachypodium distachyon strain Bd21 chromosome 3, Brachypodium_distachyon_v3.0, whole genome shotgun sequence genome encodes:
- the LOC100825430 gene encoding 2-methylene-furan-3-one reductase produces MQAFLSSSSILANPCPRSLFPRPSTQSQLLLSSVSGARTNAAAAASARRSSGRCVATPASSSPAVAAVATDVPAKMKAWAYDEYGDTGVLKLDEAVSVPAVGDDQVLVRVAAAALNPVDSKRRMGKFKATDSPLPTVPGYDMAGVVVKVGSQVKSLKEGDEVYGHISEKVLEGPKQFGSLAEYTAVEEKLVALKPKNIDFAQAAGLPLAIETAHEGLERAGFSAGKSILVLGGAGGVGSLIIQLAKQVFGASKVAATASSPKLELLKSLGADVAIDYTKENFEDMPEKYDVVFDAVGQGDKAVKVVKEGGSVVVLTGAVTPPGFRFVVTSDGSVLAKLNPYLESGKVKPVVDPKGPFSFPQVVEAFSYLETGRATGKVVISPIP; encoded by the exons ATGCAGGCTTTCCTCTCTTCTTCGTCGATCCTCGCGAACCCATGCCCCAGATCCTTGTTCCCGCGTCCATCCACACAATCCCAGCTTCTCCTCTCTTCCGTTTCTGGCGCGAGGACgaatgctgctgctgctgccagcGCGAGAAGATCCAGCGGCCGGTGCGTGGCGACGCCGGCGTCGTCATCCCCAGCGGTGGCCGCGGTCGCCACAGATGTGCCGGCGAAGATGAAGGCGTGGGCGTACGATGAATACGGAGACACCGGCGTGCTGAAGCTCGACGAGGCCGTGTCGGTGCCAGCGGTGGGCGACGACCAGGTGCTGGtccgggtggcggcggcggcgctcaaCCCCGTCGATTCCAAGCGCCGGATGGGCAAGTTCAAGGCCACCGACTCCCCTCTCCCG ACCGTGCCGGGATATGACATGGCCGGCGTCGTCGTCAAGGTCGGCAGCCAGGTGAAGAGCCTcaaggaaggcgacgaggtgTACGGCCACATCAGCGAGAAGGTCCTGGAGGGCCCCAAGCAGTTCGGCTCGCTGGCGGAGTACACCGCCGTGGAGGAGAAGCTGGTGGCGCTCAAGCCCAAGAACATCGACTTTGCGCAGGCCGCCGGTCTGCCGCTCGCCATCGAGACCGCCCACGAGGGCCTGGAGAGGGCAGGCTTCTCTGCCGGCAAGTCCATCCTCGTCctcggtggcgccggcggtgtAGGGTCCCTTATCATCCAG TTGGCGAAACAAGTCTTTGGTGCATCCAAGGTGGCTGCGACAGCCAGCTCGCCGAAGCTTGAGCTTCTGAAGAGCCTCGGAGCCGATGTGGCCATTGACTACACTAAGGAGAACTTTGAAGACATGCCAGAGAAGTACGATGTCGTGTTCGACGCAGTCG GTCAGGGTGATAAGGCCGTCAAGGTGGTGAAGGAAGGTGGCAGTGTAGTTGTCCTCACCGGCGCTGTCACTCCTCCAGGATTCCGGTTTGTGGTCACCTCTGATGGATCTGTCTTGGCGAAGCTCAACCCTTACCTCGAGTCCGGGAAGGTGAAGCCGGTCGTCGACCCCAAGGGGCCATTCTCTTTCCCCCAGGTTGTGGAAGCATTCTCCTATCTTGAGACTGGGAGAGCCACTGGCAAAGTAGTTATTTCACCGATTCCATGA
- the LOC100836564 gene encoding phosphoglucan phosphatase LSF1, chloroplastic isoform X1 — MALHLVPAPNIALLAAPSAAGAATGVPGGVRVRSVARPSASRVRASAAWWTGRRSGWRRRLGVAVAMAGGETEDEPEEAVATVRMNLNEYMVAVDRPLGVRFALAVNGRVFVHSLKRGGNAEKSRIIMVGDTLKKAGQSESLVNIKDLGDTEMALKEKSGPCNLVLERPFAPYPIHQLHQNEDYHILFNRGRVALATWNSAQLSSKLNESSPGNGNSGFAMFCPRLLSAQGWSLLSREKDGLNRKSTNLANRISEIVGLYSDEDDLDAEWAHGSFPLEEYIKALDRAKGELYYNHSLGMQYSKITEQIFVGSCIQTEKDVKMLSETVGITAVLNFQSESERINWGINSEAINSSCRENNILMINYPIREVDSMDLRKKLPFCVGLLLRLIRKNYRIYVTCTTGYDRSPACVIAYLHWVQDTPLHIAHKFITGLHSCRPDRAAIVWATWDLIQLVENGRHDGTPTHSVCFVWNNGREGEEVELIGDFTSNWKDKLKCNHQGGSRHEAEVRLRHGKYYYKFIVGGQWRHSTSLPSETDEHGNVNNVIRVGDIARIRPAPSQLQIRDPTVVKVIERALTEDERFSLAFAARRMAFAICPIRLAPKQ, encoded by the exons atggcgctccacctcgtcCCCGCCCCAAACATtgccctcctcgccgcgccctctgccgccggtgccgccacTGGCGTCCCGGGTGGTGTCAGAGTCAGATCAGTGGCCCGGCCGTCGGCGTCTAGGgttcgcgcctccgccgcttgGTGGACGGGCAGGAGGagcgggtggaggaggaggctgggcGTCGCCGTGGCGATGGCGGGCGGGGAGACGGAGGACGAGCCCGAGGAAGCGGTGGCGACGGTCAGGATGAACCTCAACGAGTACATGGTCGCCGTCGACCGCCCTCTCGGCGTCCGCTTCGCGCTCGCCGTCAACGGGCGCGTCTTCGTGCACTCCCTCAAGAGAGGG GGGAATGCGGAGAAGTCGCGGATCATCATGGTCGGTGATACGCTCAAGAAGGCAGGCCAGAGCGAGAGCCTTGTTAACATCAAAGACCTAGGTGACACGGA GATGGCGCTGAAGGAAAAGTCAGGACCATGTAATCTTGTACTTGAACGGCCATTTGCTCCTTATCCGATACATCAGTTGCATCAAAATGAAGATTATCATATCCTATTTAACAGGGGGAGGGTTGCTCTTGCTACCTGGAATAGTGCTCAATTGTCCTCGAAACTGAACGAGTCTTCTCCAGGAAATGGGAATTCTGGATTTGCTATGTTTTGTCCTAGGCTGCTAAGTGCTCAAGGATGGTCACTTTTATCTCGTGAGAAAGATGGATTAAATAGGAAGAGTACGAACCTTGCAAATCGGATAAGTGAGATTGTTGGCTTATACTCTGATGAGGATGATCTAGATGCTGAATGGGCACATGGTAGCTTTCCGTTGGAGGAGTACATTAAAGCACTAGACCGTGCTAAAGGCGAACTGTACTATAACCATTCACTTGGTATGCAATACAGCAAG ATTACTGAACAAATATTTGTTGGATCATGCATACAAACAGAAAAGGATGTGAAGATGTTATCAGAGACTGTG GGTATTACTGCTGTCCTGAATTTCCAAAGTGAAAGTGAGCGCATTAATTGGGGAATCAATTCAGAGGCAATCAACAGTTCTTGCCGTGAGAATAACATCTTGATGATTAACTACCCTATACG agAGGTTGATTCCATGGACCTGAGAAAGAAGCTTCCTTTTTGTGTTGGTCTTCTTTTGCGCCTTATAAGGAAGAACTACCGTATATATGTGACTTGTACCACTGGATATGATAGATCACCAGCATGTGTAATTGCATATCTACATTGGGTTCAAGATACACCTCTTCATATTGCTCACAAGTTCATCACTGGTTTGCACTCATGTAGACCTGACAG AGCGGCAATCGTTTGGGCAACTTGGGATCTCATTCAATTAGTTGAAAATGGAAGACATGATGGCACTCCTACACATTCAGTGTGCTTTGTTTGGAACAATGGTCGGGAG GGTGAGGAGGTGGAATTAATCGGAGATTTCACAAGTAACTGGAAAGACAAACTGAAGTGTAACCACCAGGGTGGGTCGAGACATGAAGCTGAAGTTCGACTTCGACATGGAAA GTACTATTACAAGTTCATAGTTGGGGGTCAGTGGAGGCACTCGACTTCATTGCCATCAGAGACAGATGAACATGGAAACGTCAACAATGTGATCAGAGTTGGTGACATTGCCCGGATTCGGCCAGCTCCCAGCCAACTGCAGATAAGG GATCCAACTGTTGTCAAGGTTATAGAGAGGGCGCTGACCGAGGATGAACGGTTCTCACTGGCCTTTGCGGCACGCCGCATGGCATTTGCTATCTGCCCGATCAGATTGGCTCCCAAGCAATAA
- the LOC100836564 gene encoding phosphoglucan phosphatase LSF1, chloroplastic isoform X2 — protein sequence MALKEKSGPCNLVLERPFAPYPIHQLHQNEDYHILFNRGRVALATWNSAQLSSKLNESSPGNGNSGFAMFCPRLLSAQGWSLLSREKDGLNRKSTNLANRISEIVGLYSDEDDLDAEWAHGSFPLEEYIKALDRAKGELYYNHSLGMQYSKITEQIFVGSCIQTEKDVKMLSETVGITAVLNFQSESERINWGINSEAINSSCRENNILMINYPIREVDSMDLRKKLPFCVGLLLRLIRKNYRIYVTCTTGYDRSPACVIAYLHWVQDTPLHIAHKFITGLHSCRPDRAAIVWATWDLIQLVENGRHDGTPTHSVCFVWNNGREGEEVELIGDFTSNWKDKLKCNHQGGSRHEAEVRLRHGKYYYKFIVGGQWRHSTSLPSETDEHGNVNNVIRVGDIARIRPAPSQLQIRDPTVVKVIERALTEDERFSLAFAARRMAFAICPIRLAPKQ from the exons ATGGCGCTGAAGGAAAAGTCAGGACCATGTAATCTTGTACTTGAACGGCCATTTGCTCCTTATCCGATACATCAGTTGCATCAAAATGAAGATTATCATATCCTATTTAACAGGGGGAGGGTTGCTCTTGCTACCTGGAATAGTGCTCAATTGTCCTCGAAACTGAACGAGTCTTCTCCAGGAAATGGGAATTCTGGATTTGCTATGTTTTGTCCTAGGCTGCTAAGTGCTCAAGGATGGTCACTTTTATCTCGTGAGAAAGATGGATTAAATAGGAAGAGTACGAACCTTGCAAATCGGATAAGTGAGATTGTTGGCTTATACTCTGATGAGGATGATCTAGATGCTGAATGGGCACATGGTAGCTTTCCGTTGGAGGAGTACATTAAAGCACTAGACCGTGCTAAAGGCGAACTGTACTATAACCATTCACTTGGTATGCAATACAGCAAG ATTACTGAACAAATATTTGTTGGATCATGCATACAAACAGAAAAGGATGTGAAGATGTTATCAGAGACTGTG GGTATTACTGCTGTCCTGAATTTCCAAAGTGAAAGTGAGCGCATTAATTGGGGAATCAATTCAGAGGCAATCAACAGTTCTTGCCGTGAGAATAACATCTTGATGATTAACTACCCTATACG agAGGTTGATTCCATGGACCTGAGAAAGAAGCTTCCTTTTTGTGTTGGTCTTCTTTTGCGCCTTATAAGGAAGAACTACCGTATATATGTGACTTGTACCACTGGATATGATAGATCACCAGCATGTGTAATTGCATATCTACATTGGGTTCAAGATACACCTCTTCATATTGCTCACAAGTTCATCACTGGTTTGCACTCATGTAGACCTGACAG AGCGGCAATCGTTTGGGCAACTTGGGATCTCATTCAATTAGTTGAAAATGGAAGACATGATGGCACTCCTACACATTCAGTGTGCTTTGTTTGGAACAATGGTCGGGAG GGTGAGGAGGTGGAATTAATCGGAGATTTCACAAGTAACTGGAAAGACAAACTGAAGTGTAACCACCAGGGTGGGTCGAGACATGAAGCTGAAGTTCGACTTCGACATGGAAA GTACTATTACAAGTTCATAGTTGGGGGTCAGTGGAGGCACTCGACTTCATTGCCATCAGAGACAGATGAACATGGAAACGTCAACAATGTGATCAGAGTTGGTGACATTGCCCGGATTCGGCCAGCTCCCAGCCAACTGCAGATAAGG GATCCAACTGTTGTCAAGGTTATAGAGAGGGCGCTGACCGAGGATGAACGGTTCTCACTGGCCTTTGCGGCACGCCGCATGGCATTTGCTATCTGCCCGATCAGATTGGCTCCCAAGCAATAA